The DNA sequence TCCTGCGGTAAAATGTATACCGCGTTGGCAATTGAAAAAGCTCTGTTGGCGCGAGGTCACAGCGCGACATTTCGCGCCACCGGACAGACGGGCGTTCTGATTTCCGGCGCGGGCGTCAGTATTGATGCCGTGGTTTCTGATTTTATTGCTGGCGCAGTTGAAGCCCTCTCCCCGGACAATGACGCAGCGCACTGGGATGTGATAGAGGGTCAGGGCTCGCTGTTTCACCCCTCCTATGCCGGCGTGACCACCGGTATTATTCACGGCGCACAGCCCGATGCGCTTGTGCTGTGCCACGAGCCCACTCGCACCCATATGCGCGGTGTTGACTATCCGCTGCCCGACCTGCGGGCCTGCCTTGACCTGAACCTGACGATGGCGCGCCTGACCAATCCTCATGCCCGCTTTGTCGGTGTGTCGATTAACAGCGCACAGATGCCGGAAGAACAGGCGCTGGCGTACATGACCGAACTGGAAAAACAGCTCGGGCTGCCGGTGGTTGACCCGCTTCGCCAGGGCGTTGAGCGCATTATTGACCAACTCTAACGGGCACCATCATGGCTGAACTGTTCGTGACTCATGAGCGCTGGGCGCTCAAAGAAACCTTTCGCGTCTCACGCGGCAGCAAGACCCACGCTGATGTCATCAAGGTGACGATACGCGACGGGCATTATGAAGGGCATGGCGAAAGCGTCCCTTACGCTCGTTACGGTGAAAGTATTGACGGCGTTGCAGCACAGCTCTGGGCACAGCACGCGGCGGTACGCGAAGGCCTTGATTGCCAGGCATTGCAACACTGCCTGCCTGCGGGCGCGGCGCGTAACGCACTGGATTGCGCGCTGTGGGATTTGGCCTGTCAGCAGCGCAGCACACCGGTATGGCAACTGGCTGGCCTGCCTCGCCCCAGGCCGCTGATGAGCGCGTTCACCCTCTCGCTGGATAGCCCTGAAAAGATGGCCGAGGCCGCCCGACGCCATGCTCATCGCCCATTGCTAAAGCTCAAACTGGCCGATGCCAGTGACATTGAACGCGTGGCAGCCGTGCGTGAACGCGCGCCGACGGCCAAACTGATTGTCGATGCCAACGAGGGGTGGACGCCGGATTTATACCTAAAACTGGTGCCGGAACTGCTGCGCCTTGGCGTCAGCCTGATTGAACAACCGCTGCCCGCCAGTGACGATGCTGCGCTGGCGGAATTACCCCATCCGATTGCGTTATGCGCTGATGAATCCTGCCATGACCGCCAATCGCTGCCCGGCCTGTCATCGCGTTACGAACATATCAACATCAAGCTGGATAAAACCGGCGGGTTGACCGAGGCGCTGCTGCTGCGTCAGGCGGCACAGGCTCAGGGGTTTGGCATCATGGTGGGCTGCATGGTCAGTACATCGCTATCGATGGCACCAGCGACACTGGTCGCGCAAGGCGTGCAAACCGTCGATCTCGACGGCCCGCTACTGCTTGCCGATGACCGCGTCGGCGGCCTTGTCTGGCGAGACAGTCAATTGTATTTACCTGAAGAGGGTTTATGGGGTCAGCCCCGTCCTTGTTTAACCGGAGTCGCCTAATGTCACGTATTGTTTATGTTAATGGTTGCTACATGCCCGAAGCGCAGGCCTCGGTTTCGGTGTTCGATCGCGGTTTTCTGTTTGCCGATGCGGTGTATGAAGTGACAGCGGTCATCAACGGCAGGCTGGCTGAATTTGACGGCCACATGGCGCGGCTCGCCCGCTCATGCACCGAGCTGAATTTACCGCTGCCTGTCAGTACGGCGGAGCTGCGTGCCATTCATCTGGCGTTGATTGAAAAAAACCAGCTTGAGGAAGGCGGCATTTATTTGCAACTCAGCCGGGGCAACACGGGGGACAGGGACTTCGCGCTGCCGACCAACGCCACCCCCACGCTGGTGCTCTTTACCCAGGCTCGCTCGCTTATCGACCATCCGCATGCCCGTCACGGTATTCGCGCTATTACCTGCCCGGACTTGCGCTGGCATCGGCGCGATATCAAAACGGTCAGCCTGCTGATGGCTTGTATGGCAAAAGCCTGGGCGCATGAAAAAAATGCCGATGACGCCTGGCTGGTTGAGGATGGTTATGTGACCGAAGGCAGTTCCAGCAACTGCTATATCGTTGATGCCATATGACCATGTCATCACCCGCCCGCTGAGTCACGACATTTTGCATGGCATTACCCGCCGCGCGCTGCTGCAACTGGCAGCCGATCATCATCTGACGGTAGAAGAGCGCCCCTTCACGCCACAAGAAGCGTATTGCGCCAAAGAAGCCTTTATCAGCTCGGCGACCACGTTTGTCTGGCCGGTGATAGCCATTGATGGCAAAGCGATTGGTAACGGAGAACCCGGGCCGGTTGCGCGCAAACTGCGCGAGATCTACCTTGAGATGATTCGCCAGCAAACCCGCGCCTGATAAGCAAAACCTGTGATAAACAAGGCTTGCGGTATCACGGTGTATACCGCAAGCGGCCATGTCTCAAGGTGCTCTTAACGCAGAACCTTCGCCAGACGCCGTGCCTGATGACACAGCCGTCCGGCGTCAATCGTACTCACATGGGGTTACGTCACAGCTTATGGCATAGCGGCTGGCCGCTGACTTTGGCCGAATCGCACTGCCAACGGGTTTTGCCATCGCTAATGGTGTAATCATTGCTATCCAGTTTAATGCTCAGATTGGACACACCAAGCCCGTCAAGCAGCACGGTGTCCACCCCTAAAAACCAGACGCGTTGGCCGTCGCTCGCCAGATTTTCACTCTCTGCCACCGGTTTAATCGCCGCCGCCTTGACGCCATCCGGTAACGCAGTACCGATTTTGCCAAACTTATAAAAGCGCGCGTTATCCAGCGCGGTATCGAACGTCAGGCACTGAAAACTGGCGGCATCGACATCCGGGCGCGCTTCTCCCTGATAATGAACCACGCCATCAATCGTTGCCCAGCCATAGCAGTCACCAGCCACCGGGGTGCCCTTCTGGTAGGGTACGACGCTGATTTCGTTTGCCACGAAGTAATAATTTTTCTTATCGACGGCCTGATTGCTGGCAATAACCTTGAAGCTCGCCACATCGACACCATCGAGTATTTCACCATCAGGCAGCCAGATGTGATTTTTATCGCGAAAGAAAGGAAACGTCAGTGCCTCAAAGCTCGCCGCATCTATCGTCTGTTTCATGGGCGCGCAGTCAACATAAGAGCCCACGTTGGTGAGTAAAAAATGCTCGCCGTACAATTGGGCGCTTTCCGGCTTAAAGCCTTTGGGCAAGGGCTGTTGATTGCAGTAATACTGCGACCCCGACGCCGCCAGTGCCATCGCATCCCCTTTTTGCAACACCTTAAAATTATCTGCCCGGGCGCCAGCCAACACCTGTGGGTCAGCATTTACCGAGGCGCGGAACACCACGCGCCCTTGTTCAACCTGATAAGGCGGCTTGACCTCTGCCTGAGAAGATAATGCCGTTATCCCCAGCACTACCGCGAGATATCCGTTCCACTTCATCCTATTGATCCTCGTTATCCGCTCCCTCTCGGGAGTTGCGTATTGTTTTTTGACCACAACCGCCCGCTGCCGACGTCTTTTCCTTTCATCAGCTGGCGTGGCGGTCTCCTGAACATGATGGTGTGCCATCACGCCCATACGATACTGTGCCGCACGGCTGTCGTCATGCATGACGAGGCGATATTACTTGATAATTGCCACAGACTTCGCCTTTCACCGCAGTGAGCAGGCATTGCCTCTCACCGCCTCACTAACCGGCGTGACCGGCACAACCCAGGGCTACGGCGAACGGGGCGGCGTTTCGCTGCGTCTATACGCAAAGACGGGAAATCAACAAGACGCAGGGCAATAAACGATGAAAGGAAATAAACAAGGGAAAAATACGACAGAAAAGCCGATGCACATATTATGTTGCTATGTTGCTATGTTGCGACGCTGATTACAGCGTTTGACTCGCACCAGCCCCGCGCCAAATCCGGCGATAACCGACGATAAGCCGTTCTCAGCCGGGCACTCTCCGGCCTCGCAATATCGTCAGGCCGATAAAGGTAGACGCTTTTCAACCAGCGCGACCCAGCAACGGATACCGTACTCTAGCGCCGCATCATTGAAGTCATAATGGGCGTTATGCAGAGGATGGGACGGCGTTTCTCCGTCAACCCCCAGCCAAAAATAAGCGCCACGACAGTGTTCAAGCAGGCAGGCAAAATCTTCTGATGCCATCGACGGATTGACGCCCCACTGCACGCGATCCTTGCCAAGCGTGGCGCTGGCGATATCTCGAACCCATTGCGCCGCTTCGGGGTCATTCTGCGTTACCGGATAACCGGGGTGATACACCATCGTGCCAGATACGCCAAGCAGCTCAGGCAGTTGTTCAACCTGCTGGGCTATCAACGCCCTGACCCGCTCACGGACATCCGGCTGTAAACAGCGTAACGTACCACGCAGTACCACCTTCTCAGGGATCGCGTTGATAGCTTCACCACCGGCGATTTGAGTAATGCTAATCACCGCCGACGACTGGGCAGACAACCGCCGCGAAGGGATCGTCTGTAGAGACAAAATTAGCTGTGCGGCAGCCACTATCGGGTCAGCACCGTTTTCCGGCATCGCAGCATGGCAGCTTTTCCCTGTCAGGGTAATGTCGAAGGCATCCAGTGACGCCATCATCGCTCCCTCACTGACCGCCAGCGACCCCAGCGGCAGCCCCGGCCAATTGTGCAGCGCGTAAATTTCATCCATCGGAAAGCGGCCAAACAGCCCTTCCTCAACCATACGGCGCGCGCCGCCAAGGTTCTCTTCCGCTGGCTGAAAAACGACGCGCAGCGTGCCTTGAAAACGGCGGGTTTCACTCAAATAGCGCGCGGCCGCCAGCAACATGGCGGTATGGCCATCATGACCACAAGCATGCATCACGCCGCGACGACACGACTGATGAGGCAGCGCATTAAGCTCAGTTATCGGCAAGGCATCCATATCTGCCCGCAGCCCGATAGTCGGCCCGACGCCATTCTCCAGGGTGCCTACCACGCCGGTTCCAGCCAGGCCACAATGCACCTGAAAACCAAAATCTCGCAATAACGAAGCGACCAGACTGGCCGTTTGATGCTCGTGATAGCCAAGCTCCGGGTTAGCGTGTAACTGACGCCGCCATGTAACAGCCTGCGCAACCAGCGTCGGTACAATCTCCATCGGTCTTCTCCCCTCAGTCACCGTACAATCGGAATACCGACTGCTCGTCATCTCTCTGCATCCCCGCTACGCAGGCGTCATTTACTCTACCTCTCGCGCTCTACACAGGCAAAGATCCTATGACAGCGCATCAAGAAGGTTTTGGCATAAGCCAATGCTTGACATCATCGCAATCGTCTCAGTATCGGCAAACTGCACTATCATCACTGGCCTGGCACCTCGCCAGACCCTCCTTTTGTTTCTCTGCCTCAGGTCACAATTTTCGATTTGTTTCTTTTTGTCGCATTGAGACTTCACTACCTTTCTTGTAGGGTTCAAAAAGAAATTAAACGAAAGATAATGCAGTTGGGCTATCGCTTAAACCTGAAACAGGATATCGCGTATGAAAAACGTCATGACTCTCTCACTATTAGCATTACTTATTTCCCAGTATGCCTCTGCGGCCAATCACTCGCTGAATAACGAGAGAATGGCTATTTCTTTTGATGATGTCAGCGCCATTACCACCATTAAAGACATACAATCGAGGCGTCAGTTATCACCGCAAGAACTGTTCTTTTTAACACTAGCCGATGAAAAAGTGCTTCATGCCGCTGACTTTACAATTAGGCAGGTTGAGAAAAAAGATGATGTCATTAAGGTAGAATATAGCCACCCTGACATCAACGTCACGGTAGCGCTTAATCTGCTTAAAGGAAAATACGTCAGTATTGACTATACGATGACGGCCATAGGAAAGGCGCAGGATGTTGCTAAAATTACGTTATTTCCAACAAAGAAACAATCTCAGGCACCTTATGTAGATGGCGTAATTAATAGCTCGCCGATTATTGCCGACGCATTTTTTATGATACCTGATAAACCGATTATTAATACGTATGCCTACGAGGGAACAACACAGTTCAATGTTGAATTGAAAACCCCCATTCAGCCAGGCACTCCCGTGCGTTATACGGCATACTTCGGGACATTTGCAGAAAAAAACCAACTGCGCCGTAGCGTAAACCAATTTATTGATGCTGTTCGCCCCCGCCCCTATAAACCTTATTTACATTACAACAGCTGGATGGATATTGGTTTCTTCACGACCTACACCGAACAAGATGTATTAGGGCGGATCGATGAATGGAATAAACACTTTATTACTGCACGTGGCGTACCGCTCGATGCATTTTTATTAGATGACGGGTGGGATGACCGCACCGGCAAGTGGTTATTTGGCCCGGCATTTAAGGACGGTTTTAGCAAAGTCAGAGCAAAGGCACGTAATGTACATAGCTCGATTGGTTTATGGCTTTCACCATGGGGTGGATATAACAAACCGCGTGATATTCGTGTATCCCATGCCAAAGAATATGGTTTTGAGACCGTTGATAATAAATTCGCACTTTCAGGGCCTAACTATTTTAAAAACTTTAATGCACAGATTATTAAGCTCATCGAGAGTGAGCACATTACTTCGTTCAAGCTTGATGGCATGGGCAATGCGGACACCTATATTAAAGGCAGTCAGTTTGCTTCCGATTTCGATGCCTCTGTAGCTTTATTGCATAATATGCGTAGTGCTAATAAAGATGTATTTATTAATCTAACGACGGGAACCTATGCCAGCCCCTCGTGGCTCTTTTATGCCGATGCTATCTGGCGTCAGGGCGATGACATTAACGTATATGGCCCGGGTACGCCGGTGCAACAGTGGATGACATACCGTGATGCAGAAACATACCGATCCATTGTACGTAAAGGGCCATTGTTCCCGCTCAATTCATTAATGTACCACGGAATAATTAGTGCTCAGAATGCGTATTATGGGTTGGAAAAAACGCAAACAGACCATGACTTCGCCGACCAGGTCTGGAGTTATTTTGCAACAGGGACTCAATTGCAAGAGCTATATATTACGCCATCAATGCTAAATGAGGCCAAATGGGACACCCTGGCACAAGCTGCGCAATGGTCACACAATAACGCGAGCGTGCTGGTCGATACGCATTGGGTTGGGGGCGATCCAACGGCACTTGACGTGTACGGCTGGGCGTCGTGGAATAAAAGTAAGTCAATACTTGCGCTACGTAATCCATCAGACAAACCGCAAACATACTACCTGAACCTCACCAGGGATTTCGAAATCCCTAATGGGGAAGCCACCTCCTTTAAAATGAAATCAGTCTATGGCAGTAATCCCAGCATACCGGGTGACTATAAAACAGCGCTGGTCATCACCTTGAAACCACTGGAAACCGTCATTTATGAGGCAATCCCGATAAAAAAATAGCCACCCCAAACAATAGGTAACTGTTAATCGCATCATGCTGTTTAAACTATTTATTCTCATATGTCGCCATCCATATTGAGAATATCATCACGCATGGAGAGAGAAATGAAGAGAAGAACATTTATCAAATCTGCTGCATTTTTATCTGTAGCCAATGCATTACCGGCAATGTCAAAAACCACGCTGTCTTGCACAACCGAGGGAGAGAGTACGGCAAATTATCAAACATCGATTGTCATAGTCAGTGACTTACATATTAGTAATGATAAGTTATTAAATGAGTTTGAGTCAGCACTACAGAATATGACGCAACATCATAACATCAATGCCATTATCATTCCCGGCGACATTGGAGAAGATCTTAATTTCATAGAAAAAACGGTTAGCGCCACAATTCGCTACTTTAATAATAAAAAGGCTATCGTCATTCTAGGAAATCATGATGTCCGTGGGCCCGACAGCGACACATGGGTAAAAGACCCGAAGGCATCAAATCCGTACTATAAACACGTCATGGAAAAATACGTGCAGCTTAACGCTCAATGGGTGAAACATGTTCCTGGCCATGCTTGTTTTGATGAATGGATTGATGGGCATCACTTTATCGCATTAAACACTGACAGGGGATTAAAGGATCAGGCATTCTTCGATAAAAACACATTGAAATGGCTCGAGGAAAAACTGAATGAAAACACACAGGGTAAAAAGAAATTTGTTATCGTACACCAATCATTAGACGATACACATTGGCGAGCCAATCTGTTTGGCGGATTCGGCGAGCAGGATAAGAAAATAAAGGGAATTCTATCTCGCCACCCTGACACCTTTATCATATCAGGCCATATTCATAATGGCTTTGGTGTGTTAGAAGCCATACAAAGAACATATGGCACACTGGTAGAAACCCCTTCATTTAACCGAACAGAAAACGGCTTAATTGAGAAAGGATATGGTTTTATTATGAGAATCGGTGATGATACCGTGCTGTTTGAAGCCTGGAATTTCCTGAAAAATAAACATTACCCGGAATATGACATACGCATTGATAACCAAACCGTTAATTATCTTTTAAAAGAAAAAACGGATGAATGTATCAACAATGCGCTCTCTGAGGAGTACCCCTGGGCGGAAATTGCCAAAAAAAATAACGGTGGCGATGATATCACCGAAAGTCAGGCGCATTTTGGCTTAAGGCAATTATGGCCAACGTATCAGTGGGATTTTTATAAAAGAAAAGCGATTGAGTAATTGAATATGAAATGTAAAGCAGATGCCTGATGCTCCCCTATTAAGCGTTTACTATTCATGTCATTTCCCCTCCAGATATTGACGTTTCCTACGCATGATAAGGAGTCAATGTCTGGAGTCAGCCATGATGACCTCTCACTGCGTTGCTTTGCTCCGTACGCCTCTCGCACGCACATTTAGCGTGCCACAACAAAAGACTATTTCGTGTTTCTCCCATCGTGTCGGGATATCGGGTATGTCACAATGCGCGAAGAAAGTGATATCGGTTATTGCATCGCCAAAAGGAGTAACAATGAGTCATGCACCCGGCACGGGCCTATCCGCCAATGCAGCGTTAGACAAACTGGAAGCGCTGTACGATGGCGCTGTCAGCGCATTACGTCACGCAATCAGCGATTTTATTACTCAAGGCATACCACCGGATGCGTCTGAACGCGCTAAGGGGTTATTTGTCTACCCACAATTACGTATTAGCTGGGATGGGCTATCGCAAAAGCATAATAAAACTCGCGCCTACGGGCGATTAACCCATAGCGGCAGCTATTGCACGACGATTACACGTCCCCACCTGTTTCGTAGCTATTTGGCCGAACAACTGGCGATATTGGAAAACGAATATTCGGCCACCATTGAAGTGACGCCGTCTACGCAGGAAATTCCTTACCCTTATGTCATCGATGGTGCCAATCTGGGGCTTGAACGCTCGATGAGCGCGGCACTGGCGCAACATTTCCCGACACCATCGCTCTCGCAAATTGGCGACGAAACCGCTGATGGCCTGATCGAGCATCTGGATCATACCCCGCTCTCACACTTTGATGCGTTGCGTACCGATTTTTCGCTGGCGCGCCTGCGTCACTATACGGGGACACAGGCCGAGCATTTTCAGCCTTTCGTTTTATTTACCAACTATACCCGTTATGTCGACGAGTTCGTGCGTTGGGCCTGCGATCAAATCGCTGACCCCGAAAGCCCTTATCAGGCGCTGGCGTGTGCGGGCGGCGCACTGATTACCGCCGATAGCGACAACCCACAACAGGCGGTATCAGACCTCGCCTGGAAAAATCATCAGATGCCCGCCTATCACCTGATTTCACGTGAAGGGCGTGGCATTACGTTGCTAAACATCGGCGTAGGCCCGTCAAATGCCAAAACCATTTGCGATCACCTGGCGGTGCTACGCCCGCACGCCTGGCTGATGATTGGCCATTGTGGCGGTCTGCGCGAAAGCCAGTCTATCGGGGATTATGTGCTGGCCCATGCCTACCTGCGCGACGATCACGTGCTCGACTCGGTATTACCACCGGATATACCGATTCCGAGCATTGCCGAAGTACAGCGCGCGCTGTACGACGCGACCAAGCAAGTCAGCGGAATGCCGGGCGAAGAGGTGAAACAACGCCTGCGTACCGGTACGGTCGTCACCACCGACGATCGCAACTGGGAGTTGCGCTATCACGCATCAGCGCTGCGCTTTAACCTGAGCCGGGCGGTGGCGGTCGATATGGAAAGCGCCACCATTGCTGCGCAAGGTTATCGCTTCCGGGTGCCCTACGGCACGCTACTGTGTGTTTCGGATAAACCACTGCACGGTGAGATAAAGCTGCCGGGTCAGGCGAACCGGTTCTATGAAGGTGCCATATCCGAACATCTGCAAATCGGGATTCGCGCCGTTGACCTGCTACGCGCGGAGGCAGAGCATTTGCACTCGCGCAAACTGCGTACCTTTAACGAACCGCCTTTCCGTTAGCATGTATCGGCCAGATGTCGGCACAACGACACCTGAGCCCTCACCTTAGCACACGCATCACATGCAACCCGCACAACTGGTACAGCGCCAGTCATGCGGGTTCACCGCCTGATAGAAAAAGCGAAAATAACACTCTTCAATCGGCACCTGATGTTGCTCAAAACAGTCCGCCAGCCACTCTACGTTCTCCAGAATCCAGTCGTCTTCATCCAACCCATCGCGGTACAACTCATCTTCCGGGTCTATGACGGAATAAATCCCCATCGTACCCAGATGTTGTTCGCGATAAGGCTCCGGCAAAATAAACTCATTCTGCTCATAACGAATAATCCAGTGGCCGTGGCAGAGTAAATTGCCATTGCGACTCCATGCCGCTGTAAAGGGATTGCTCATGGCTTACCTGATGCCCTCCAATCACGATAGTAACGACATCAGCCAACGGCCTTATAGCCTTCGCGTTGGCTGATGCCAGTCCGGTCATCACACTACGCCCAACCATGGATCAGGTAAACGCGACGCAGGGAGAATGTGGGTAGTACCCGTGGGAAATAAAGCAGTACCGCTTCATCCCCATAAGGGGTATAGAAATCGTATTGGCGCTCTCCTGGCCGACTTCCCATATGGCTCTGCCTTATACCCCCTCATGCAATAGGCCTGACGTTCGGGTATAGCAGAGCCAGGAGAGCAGAATGCCGGCAGCGACGGCGTTTCATTCGTCTCGTTCAACGAGAGAGATGCATTTGGCTTACAGACTAAAACCGGCTCAACAGGTCGGCAATCGCATCGTATGTTTCGCCAAAAAGTCGTTCAGTATAGGGAGAGATAAGAAAGATAAGGAAACCCAGCGCGCTAATACCGCTGAATAACGTGATAGGAAAGCCAATGGCAAAAATGGTGAGCTGAGGGGCCAGGCGGCTTAATAAGCCCAAGGCCATGTTGATGGTCAGCAACAGTGTAATTAAAGGGAGCGCCAGTGTCAGACCATTGATGAAAATTTTCCCGCCAGCCTCGGCTATAGCCAGGAAGACATTACTATGGATCGGGGCGGCACTGATTGGCAACGTGTGAAAACTATCGACCAGCATAGAGATAAGCCACAGATGGCCATTCATACTCAAAAACAATAACAGCGCCAGTAAGTTCATAAATCGTGACACGACAGGCATGTTAGGGCCGCCACTTGGGTCAAAAAATGTGGCGAAAGAGAGCCCCATCTGCAAACCAATAATTTCCCCGGCCAGCCGGATAGCGGCAAACGCTAATTGCATGACCAGCCCCAGTGCGACGCCGATAAGTATTTGCTGAAACAGCATCCAGATGCCGGAGGCAGAAAACACGGGTATGGGGGACGCGGGAATAGTTGGCGCAACCACGAGGGTGATTAAAACCCCCATGCCGATTTTCACCCGGCGTGCGATAGCGCGTTCACTGAAGATAGGGGCTGTGCTGATTAACGCCAGTATTCTGACTAATGGCCAGAAAAATTGGTTAAACCAGCCAATCATGTCAATGCTACCGAGCGTAACCATAATTATCCAAGCATATGGGGAAACTGACTGAGCATGGTACGCATATAATCCAGAATAACACTCAGCATCCAGGGGCCGGATATCACCAGAGTGAAAAATACCGTCAGCACTTTGGGAATGAAAGACAGTGTCATTTCGTTAATTTGTGTCGCCGCTTGTAGCATGCTGATTATCAAGCCGCTGACCAGTGAAGCCAACAGCGGCGGCCCAGCCAGCATCAGCGCGACTTTCATCGCTTCGTAGCCTAAAGCCATCACAGATTCAGGTGTCATACCCGCATTCCTTAATGGTGTAAACGCGTATCTAATACAACTGTATGATTTTACTTAACTACTGTAATACACCTAGGTATAGAAACTCTGAGCCAATGACCCTAACAGCAGTTGCCAACCATCAACCAGGACAAACAGCATTAATTTGAATGGTAGCGAAATGGTTGCGGGAGGCACCATCATCATCCCCAGAGCCATCAATACACTCGCGACGACCAGGTCTATCAGTAAAAATGGAATGAAGATGGTAAAACCGATTTGGAATGCAGTCTTCAATTCACTGGTGACATAAGCGGGTACAAGGGTAATCCCCCCATTTTTAACCGGGCAGATAAGTAGAATCAGATAAGCGCTGAATATGCTGCATTGGTGTGAAGCCATTCAGTGCCATATTCGGTCGTTCGTGATTATAGAACCATTGCCATTGTGTGGCGTATTCCTGTAACTCACTCAGCGAATAAAACAGATAGTGCCCCAGCCAGTCATAACGCACTGTCCGGTTATAACGCTCAATATACGCATTCTGTTGTGGCTTCCCCGGCTGAATAAAATTGAGGATGATATTTTGTCGTTCAGCCCATACTATCAGAGTGTTACCTGCATATTCTGGTCCGTTGTCACATCGAATCGATGCCGGTTTCCCTTTCCATTCAATCAGTTGTTCGAGAGTTCTGACTACCCGACTGGCCGGAAGGGAAAAATCGACCTCTATTGCCAGGGCCTCGCGATTGAAATCATCAATAATATTCAGCAGACGAACGGAGCGACCATCTGACAACTGATCATGCATAAAATCCATTGACCAACTCTCGTTACTGCCAGTGGGGACCCTCAGTGGTTCCGGCTTTTCACGTTTCAACCGTTTTTTAGGTTTTATCCGCATATTCAGCGACAGTTCGCAGTAAATCCGGTAAATTCTCTTGTGGTTCCAGACAAAGCCTTTCACGTTGCGCAGATACAGGTAACACAGGCCGAAGCCCCAGTTTCGCTGGCTGTCCGTGATGCGCACCAGCCAGTCAGCAATCCGTTGATTTTCCTGACTCAGTAAGCGCCTGTATCGGTAGCAACATTCGCTGACGACAAAGAGCTGACAGGCCAGACGGATACTGATCCCCGGTGTTCAACTGCATGCAGAGCCATCTGCTTCCGGTCTGATGGCTTCACCACTTTTTTGCCATCGCTTCCTGAATAATTTCGGCCTTCAGACG is a window from the Dickeya lacustris genome containing:
- a CDS encoding DKNYY domain-containing protein, translating into MKWNGYLAVVLGITALSSQAEVKPPYQVEQGRVVFRASVNADPQVLAGARADNFKVLQKGDAMALAASGSQYYCNQQPLPKGFKPESAQLYGEHFLLTNVGSYVDCAPMKQTIDAASFEALTFPFFRDKNHIWLPDGEILDGVDVASFKVIASNQAVDKKNYYFVANEISVVPYQKGTPVAGDCYGWATIDGVVHYQGEARPDVDAASFQCLTFDTALDNARFYKFGKIGTALPDGVKAAAIKPVAESENLASDGQRVWFLGVDTVLLDGLGVSNLSIKLDSNDYTISDGKTRWQCDSAKVSGQPLCHKL
- a CDS encoding M20 aminoacylase family protein, translating into MEIVPTLVAQAVTWRRQLHANPELGYHEHQTASLVASLLRDFGFQVHCGLAGTGVVGTLENGVGPTIGLRADMDALPITELNALPHQSCRRGVMHACGHDGHTAMLLAAARYLSETRRFQGTLRVVFQPAEENLGGARRMVEEGLFGRFPMDEIYALHNWPGLPLGSLAVSEGAMMASLDAFDITLTGKSCHAAMPENGADPIVAAAQLILSLQTIPSRRLSAQSSAVISITQIAGGEAINAIPEKVVLRGTLRCLQPDVRERVRALIAQQVEQLPELLGVSGTMVYHPGYPVTQNDPEAAQWVRDIASATLGKDRVQWGVNPSMASEDFACLLEHCRGAYFWLGVDGETPSHPLHNAHYDFNDAALEYGIRCWVALVEKRLPLSA
- a CDS encoding enterotoxin, with product MKNVMTLSLLALLISQYASAANHSLNNERMAISFDDVSAITTIKDIQSRRQLSPQELFFLTLADEKVLHAADFTIRQVEKKDDVIKVEYSHPDINVTVALNLLKGKYVSIDYTMTAIGKAQDVAKITLFPTKKQSQAPYVDGVINSSPIIADAFFMIPDKPIINTYAYEGTTQFNVELKTPIQPGTPVRYTAYFGTFAEKNQLRRSVNQFIDAVRPRPYKPYLHYNSWMDIGFFTTYTEQDVLGRIDEWNKHFITARGVPLDAFLLDDGWDDRTGKWLFGPAFKDGFSKVRAKARNVHSSIGLWLSPWGGYNKPRDIRVSHAKEYGFETVDNKFALSGPNYFKNFNAQIIKLIESEHITSFKLDGMGNADTYIKGSQFASDFDASVALLHNMRSANKDVFINLTTGTYASPSWLFYADAIWRQGDDINVYGPGTPVQQWMTYRDAETYRSIVRKGPLFPLNSLMYHGIISAQNAYYGLEKTQTDHDFADQVWSYFATGTQLQELYITPSMLNEAKWDTLAQAAQWSHNNASVLVDTHWVGGDPTALDVYGWASWNKSKSILALRNPSDKPQTYYLNLTRDFEIPNGEATSFKMKSVYGSNPSIPGDYKTALVITLKPLETVIYEAIPIKK
- the dgcN gene encoding N-acetyltransferase DgcN yields the protein MDIKKPYLLFLGDAHDQLAAKVAMGIQQWHPEYCVGQYRMAGCQADCGLPNMDIHAAAAGGARTLVIGVANRGGIISEAWIAVLRQALECGMDLAAGLHNKLADVPEIQSLAAQLGRSLFDVRHPTQAFPVASGRKRSGKRLLPVGTDCSCGKMYTALAIEKALLARGHSATFRATGQTGVLISGAGVSIDAVVSDFIAGAVEALSPDNDAAHWDVIEGQGSLFHPSYAGVTTGIIHGAQPDALVLCHEPTRTHMRGVDYPLPDLRACLDLNLTMARLTNPHARFVGVSINSAQMPEEQALAYMTELEKQLGLPVVDPLRQGVERIIDQL
- the dgcA gene encoding N-acetyl-D-Glu racemase DgcA: MAELFVTHERWALKETFRVSRGSKTHADVIKVTIRDGHYEGHGESVPYARYGESIDGVAAQLWAQHAAVREGLDCQALQHCLPAGAARNALDCALWDLACQQRSTPVWQLAGLPRPRPLMSAFTLSLDSPEKMAEAARRHAHRPLLKLKLADASDIERVAAVRERAPTAKLIVDANEGWTPDLYLKLVPELLRLGVSLIEQPLPASDDAALAELPHPIALCADESCHDRQSLPGLSSRYEHINIKLDKTGGLTEALLLRQAAQAQGFGIMVGCMVSTSLSMAPATLVAQGVQTVDLDGPLLLADDRVGGLVWRDSQLYLPEEGLWGQPRPCLTGVA